The Miscanthus floridulus cultivar M001 unplaced genomic scaffold, ASM1932011v1 os_1504_1_2, whole genome shotgun sequence genome contains the following window.
GAGCGAGTCCGTGTAGATGTAGTGGAGGAGCCCCGCGAAGGCAGCGGGATCCATCTCGTCCACCTTGATGACGCACCGCGCGACGTCCCCGCCCTGCTGGGCCTCCTTCATGGCGCCGAAGAGCTGCGCCTTGAACACCATGGAGCGGGCGGCCAGGACCACTGGCGGAGCCAAggggggctggcaggggccatggcccccccAATGTTTCACAACAACAAAAAATAGTAGTatgacttaatattttttatttatattaaaagagagattatataaaattcttgtcatatatacctattaatatcttctatATAATATAATtatacaaaacacaactagataataaaattatcgcaatAAAAAAGATCGAGCCGGCCCCCCTAAGTATAATTCCTGACGGCCGGCCCCCCCTGAGtataaatcctggctccgccactggccAGGACGTAGCGGTGCGCGCGGAAGAACCGGTCGCCGACGACGAACGTCAcgtcggcgccggcgccgtcCCTGAGCATGCGCGCCAGGTCGTGGCGGAGGACCGACTCCGGGACCTCGATGACGGCGTCGTCCTCCGTGTGCGTTTGTATCACAGACATGGCGCACCGGATCGTGAAGCTGTCGTTGGAGTCCCGCAGCAGCCCCTCCAGCAGGGATCTGTCGAAGAACGTGTTCGTGCCCCACATGGCACCGGCACGGGCGTAGGTGGAGGTTTCGGTTCTCGTCAAGTCGGCGGtctcttttctcttcttcctcctcttccctgTCCTCGTCGACACTCGGCGACCTTTGTCGTCGAGCAGTGTGAATTTGAACTTGACCCTGGTACCGGCCGGTCCGGCCACAAGGCATAGGTAGACCGCCGTGAAAGAGGCTGCCTCCGCTTCAGGAGTCTCGTCGTAGCCGTCGGGGAAGAACCTGATGCTCCAGTCGCACCCGCCGGCGCTGAAGGTGCTCGAGGCAACGACCTGGCCGATGCCCACGAGCAGCGAGAAGTTGGTCACCTTGTAGTCGTGCGTCGCGGTGATGCCGTGCGTCAGGCATCTCGACGACGTCGCGGGCAGCAGCGATGGGTTAGCTGAAGATGAGGAGTTGGTGTCACCAGCCATGTCATGCACCGATGCACGCATATGGGAGATCGGCGGCGGCGAAATTAGCTAGGGCAACAGACGAGAGCCTTCAAGGAAACATGCTCGCGTACGTCGCTCAGAAGTCAGGTCCCGGCGGCCTTCGTATTATATACGTAGACAAATAGTGCGTATGTAACCGCACCAGAACACGTACCGAAGGTAGGCATCGCGTGTACAGCCAAAACCCCAGGTACCGCAAGAGTCCAACTTGTGCATGCATGGGTTCCAGATTAAGCCTTGCTTGTTCACGGAGCGGGATTTGCAGAATAATAATTAGGCTAAAAAATTTTTAATCTGAAACTGTCGTATGTCAAGTGTATTTATATGACTCATTTATATATTTAATCTCTAGACTCTTGTTTTGCCCACTACCTCAGCCCAATACTCCACTCtcctttatatataaaaaaaatactccACTCTCCAGACCAGACACCAAGCAACCAATAGTTAAAAGCGGCAAGGCTGGACATCCTGAGACTAACTGCGAAAGCAATATTTCTGCCATCTCGATCATATTGTTGGCATTGGCGGGTGGGGAAGACTTCCCTGGTTCATTACATCTAATTAATCTACAATGATCCAAGGGTGAAAGACCGTTTTGGTGCGACGATATGGGTCTGTGCCTCATATTTCTTCGACAAGAAAAGGATAACAAAGGAAATCATTGAAATAATCCCTAGGGAGGAATTCAACTCATCATCATGCAGTCTATATGGTCTTAAGATCAAATCGTTAGAGCGGCTCAAGATATGCCCAAAATTCCTTTTGCTTTTGGTGCCAAAAAAAATTGAACACTTATCAAACTCTCAACAAGTAAATACTTGccaaaacttattatttcattgtTCTTCCATGGGTTACATGAATGTTTTCGCTATAACTCATGGATGTGCCTCAGCTGGTGGCGGCGGTTAATTTGGCGGGTGAACGTTCCAACCTAAACATCAGTAAGAATTGTATAAAATCAGTATGAGCATTTCTTGCATATATAGTAATAAAGACGTAGTAGCATAAATGTTTATTTTGCTATGATGAAATGAATACATTTAAGAACTTACCTCCACATTTATATCCAACTGGCACAGGCTTGTTGCATTCCCTTGCAAGACGAACAAGTTTCTTCGGGTCTACATACTTCTCATCATTAGGGTCGAGTAAATGACAAACGCAAACCATCTTAGAACGTGCCACCGCTTTACGACATTTCTCCTCTGGGGGTACGTAATTACCCTCTTTTCTTATGGTCTTCATGCATTTGCTCATGACCAAATCTTTCTCTTCATGACAATCGTAGTTATCGAAAGCTTCACCTGTTCTAAACATGGTAATAAATACAAAAGTGCACACAACAAGGATGTTAATGACTACTTTCATAGCCATTCTACAGTAGTATTGGGTTGATTTTGCCGGGATCTTGTATTGATCTTTGCTTGATTGGAATGGTGATTATATCTATTTATAGCATATGGAAAATCTGGTATACTAGACTTCCATTGAATCTTCGAACGGATACTAAACTAAATCAAAAGTCATATAGGTGGTAGCGATAATTAATGTTTTTTTATAATAGTATCCTCACTGCAGGCTAAATGAGAAGGGATTTTATCTTTTATACTAGTTGGCATGCAACATTGATTAATTATACTTAATTTTGGAATTGTGGTATCCAAAATATTTATATGACAATACACAGGGTGATTTTCAATATTGATACCTGATTTACAATTAATAATAGAATCCATGTCTAAGTCTTCAAGAAAACAATAATAAATATATGTGAATCTTTAAAAATTAAAGTGGTAGCCAAGTAATACTGcgccatccgttccaaattataagacattttagctATTCTAAATACATtatttttgctatgcacttagacatACACTATGTGACTATGTCTAGATACTTAGTAAAAGATCTCACAAAAAAGATACTTAGTAAAagaaatgtatctagaaaagacaaaacgtcttataatttagaatggatggaATATCATTTCACTTTAGCTTATCCTCACATGCCACATGAAAATCCAATTTAACACCACGGTTGCAACGCTCCACCAAAAAATCCTAAATGAAAAATGTGAATGTTTCGAAATCTTCTTGAAATGATTGGTGTTCTGGTCATATTGCTTCTAGGTCAAACTCTAGCCAACCTTAGTTCAAACTAGGATGGATAAAACCTAAACATATGCATGCACAATTTAATTTAGGCTGTTAACTAAATTATGAATTGCATATTTAATCATGTTATATATTTATATGTTTCGATTTACTTATGTTTTTGGACTTGAGTGCCAATTAAAATGAATGTAATTGAAATGTAAACTTCTCTTTCAATATTTTGGCATGAAATAGGGTAGACAcggaatagaaaaagaaaagaaaaagaaaataagccaaTGGGTTCAAACTTTGCCACTTTGGCTCAACCCATTGCCTCCTGTAATCATGTTGATTAGGCCTCCTAGCAACCCAACAATACCCCGTGCCCTCTTTCAGATCTCAATCCCTCTTTGGGCCTATTTGGCACAGTTCTACCTCTGAGATCTATGCTGGATCTACAATTTGTAGATTAAATTAAAGTGGCTTTAGATATTTATATTTAATCTAAACTATAAACGAAATGAGTCATGTAAATGCACTTGATATGCCTGCAACTCTAGATTCAGGATTTCGTAGAACTACATCAGCTTTAGAAAATCCATAATTTTTTCAGAGCTAGATCTCTGCCAAACAAGGCTTCTCTCTCCTCCTAGTCTCCCTCGGTCCATCCTAGATTCGATGGTGGGTAGGGCGAACGACAAGCGTGCTAGGAAAGGGCCGCAACAACTGCCAGTGAAACTACAATAGCAGAGAAGCCAGAAACAAAATCGTCACATCATTTCCTAGAGTTTTAAAGGTATACTCCCTCCATCTTAAAATAGCGACGTTTTAGATTTAGACACAGGAATTTAAGAGGAGTGAAAATGTGTGGTGCACACAAAACAAGGAGGAGAGAGATAGAGATGTAGAGTATTGGCAAAAGAAGAAGATGTACCTAGGGAAGAGAAATGTGTATTGGGAAGTGAGAATAACAACTACTCTCTtaaatattttaaactttgactaaatatatatatatacaacaacaacaaaacatttAAGTCACAAACAAGTTGAGGTagcctagagttgaaacccaacagaagcaatcaatgttcaggcacgtgaatagctattttctaagcactcctatctaaggctaagtctttgggtatattctatcatttcaagtctccttttattgcctctacccaagtcaacttcggtcttcctctgtctctcttcacgttactattctggcttaggattccactacgcaccggtgtctcTGCAGGTCTTCGTTGGActtgtccaaaccatctcaacttgTCTTgaataagcttttcttcaattggtgctacccctaatctatcacgtatatcatcgttccgaactcgatcatttcttgtatgaccgcaaatccaacgcaacatacacattttcgcgacacttatactaaatgtatatatataagaaaaatattaatattcatgGTATCTTTAGATGAaatgttgaatatatttttacaatatatttatttggagatataatattgctaatattttctataaatctagtcaaactttagAAAATTTGAATAGCATATAGTGACATTTTTTTTGTGGGATGAAGAGAGTATTTTAGGGTAAAAATTAAATTTTATAACTTCAACTATTAGGAAGGATGGAGTATAATATAGCGGCAATGGTCATGTCGACTAATTCATCGTACGATAAAGACTGTTCAATTTACACAAGATAAAACTCAACACCGGCCGTACGTCCAATAATCCAACGCTGAGCAAGGCTAGTCAAGCTTTGGCCGAGGCGATCTTGTCTAGAATCTCCTTCATAATCAGAGGGCAGCTCGCGATCAGATCCTTGACCCCCTCGGTCTGCAAGACAGCGCCGAGCATCTCCGGCCACGCAATAAATCTCAGGCAAGCCTCCTTGAGGTGCACGCGCTGGTGCCGATCCGCTAAACCCAGGATCGCAGCGACCGACCGCACGTCGATCCAGCTGCTCAGCTTCGCTTCGCACATGAGGCCCAGCCGCTTCAGCTAGTACCGGTCAGCGGCGACCAGCAGGTGCTGCATCGCCACGGTCTCATCGTCCCTTTCTTCGTAGCTCCTCTCCGGCAACGAGTCCGTGTACACGAAGTGTAGAAGCCTCTCGAACACGGACGGGTCCATGTCCTCGATCCGGATGCACCCCGTGAAGCTCTCCTCCATGGCGCCGAAGAGCTGCGCCCTGAACACCCTGGACCGCGCGGCGAGCACGTACCTGTGGGCAAGGAAGAACCGGTCGCCGACGCTGATCGTGACGTCGGCGCCGTCGGCGGCCTCCAGCATGCGCGCGTGCAGATCCGACGGCGGGGCTGCGACGGTCGCCGCGTCTTCGATGCGATGCTTCACGACGGTCACGGCGCACCGGATTGTGAAGCCGTGCAGCAGCTCTTTTAGCTTGGATTTCTCGATGAAATCAGACCAGCCCCAGTTGTTACTGTGCTCCATGTCATAGGTTCTTGTGTCCGTGAACAAGGTTCTTGCAATTATTGGTACTTGTTTATCTCCTTGTCCTGCTGATCCCTTCTTCTCTTTCCCTTTCTTCCCCGACGACGGCGCTTGACTGTCTTTATCGAACAGGCTTATACTGAACTTAACCCTCACGCCTGGTGGTCTGTCAAGAAGATTCAAATGCACCGTCGTATAAGCAGCAGGTTCGTCGTTGTCCTTTGCACCCTCGCCGTCGGGGAAGAACTGGATGCTCCATTCGCAGCCGCCGATGAAGAAGGTGCCCGAGCTGACGTAGTCACCGGGGGCCATGCTGTCGAGCGGCAAGAAGTCGGTCACCACGAAGTTGTGCGTCCCCGTGATGGCCTGTGTCCGGCATGTCGACCACGTCTCCGGTAACATCCGGTGGCCGTTGTCGACCGATGACGAGAATTACTAGGCCTGTTATTAGCCATGGCCGTGCAGGATTTTTTTCACCTAAACCTTCAACACACACGTCAttcatggtggtgatggtggtagtCGATGTCCTCTTGTATACATGCAAATTTAGAAAATACTATTCTACCTGAACTAGACTCCAAGACCTACTGGAATACAGGGTAAAGAATCGAGTCGTTACCAGACATGCATGTTAAGCTGTCGACCAACCAGAAAATATGGAGAACTGTAACAGGACATGTTAATTTTGGGTTCTGATGATGATAATTGTCCATGGTGGAACATGCACTGCCGTGCTGGAGATTACCAAACAATAATGCTTGGCCACGGGCATCCGCCCCATCCGAACATCGTGCGCCTCAGTCCGCCTCGCTGCTTTCTCCTACCGTGCGCCTCACCCATGCTCCATTCGCTCTGGCTCCTCGCTCCCGCCCCGTCACGCGCCCCACCAGCACTGCTCGCTCCTCGCTCTCGCCCAGTTGCGCTCCCCGCCTGCATCGTTTGGTCCTCGCTCTAGCCGCCCGCCGCCCGCTCCGTCTCGTAGTGCGTGCCGCCCGCCCAGTCAAGCCAAGGGCGGCTGTAAAGCTGGTGGCATGCTCCTAATCAATGGCCTGCTCGCCTACACCATCGCCGTCGCACAGGAGCCATCACGGTGTGGTGACGTGGGCGCAATGGGCAAGCTCTCGTATTAAGCAGGGTAGCGGAAGGGATGGGGTGCCGTAGGTACGTCGAACAGGAGCTGTGTTTGGCCACGGGTCTAGGGCCGGACGCTCCGTGCACAAGCCTTACCGATTACCAAaaccaaaaaaattaaaattacaATAACTGCTTGCTTCAGCGCATATTGCACGTAGTAGCCCAGTAGTACTAGAGCACTTGATAAGCCTTGAAGGCGAGGAGCGTGCCACGGTTCTACACATGGGCCGATGGGGACGATTGGGCAGCGTGGGGCGACACATACTGGACCAAGTTAGCTATATAACCCAACTGCCATAGTGCGGACTTGCGGGATGGACTTTCAACATTTCGTAGCCCCTGCGTGCACTCTTGGGGTTCTAATTCACACGGGCCTGTTTGTTGTCTGCATAACTCTGTATCTAGGCCACCGTAGTGTAACCCGTCTCTGATTGGTTACCTGCACAAGCCAATATGCAGGCTAGCACTCTCCTCAAAGCACCTTCACGTTGCATCCCACTGTACGTCCAATTTTTACGGAATCAAGCTATGCAGGCCTGCATTTGCATCCGCACTGCAGCTTCTGCATCCGCACTGCAAGTCTGTTGCATCCGCACTGCAGGCATCTCGTGGCTTCCCGAGGGGTGGCTTCGTCCTCACAGCGGCCAGGACACTGCTACAGAATGGATTTGTTGTCTTGGGCGGTAACGGTCTTTAGTCTCGGTTATCGTGTCGAGACAACGatcctaggactaaaggtccctctttagtcccggcttgccacctttagtcctgggtcatcgagccgggactaaagagggacctttagtcccggttggtgttaccaaccgggactaaaggccctccagccgagcaaacgtggccgcaccctttagtcccggttggtaaccccaaccaggactaaagattccttttctttttcttttttttttgtttaatttgttttcagttcagttacacgtatttgtttaatatataatatgtttttatgtacgtattctacgctgctaatataaatacacgcacgcatataattacatctaattctcatctcgagcattatatatatatatatatatatatatatatatatatatatatatatatatatatatatatatataacactttcataatcttgttctcgaaaataacgatatcaataaacatttaatttacatcatttattccttaggatcaaagtagaactcgccgttgggatttagcactttttctagaagaaatcctgctattgacttttgaactgctttcagatggtctttttgcatgacccttcgtttcaaccattca
Protein-coding sequences here:
- the LOC136534106 gene encoding BTB/POZ and MATH domain-containing protein 2-like, whose amino-acid sequence is MAGDTNSSSSANPSLLPATSSRCLTHGITATHDYKVTNFSLLVGIGQVVASSTFSAGGCDWSIRFFPDGYDETPEAEAASFTAVYLCLVAGPAGTRVKFKFTLLDDKGRRVSTRTGKRRKKRKETADLTRTETSTYARAGAMWGTNTFFDRSLLEGLLRDSNDSFTIRCAMSVIQTHTEDDAVIEVPESVLRHDLARMLRDGAGADVTFVVGDRFFRAHRYVLAMVLAARSMVFKAQLFGAMKEAQQGGDVARCVIKVDEMDPAAFAGLLHYIYTDSLADDCTAGRVVAAQHLLVAADRYGLDRLRMLCEARLCGWIDVQSVATTLALAERHQCVKLREACLRFLSWPDMLRAAMKTEGFGHLIASYPSVASDILDKVVSARVDDH